A part of Aegilops tauschii subsp. strangulata cultivar AL8/78 chromosome 2, Aet v6.0, whole genome shotgun sequence genomic DNA contains:
- the LOC141041506 gene encoding uncharacterized protein: MAAPRAFFLGVCAVLLAATVANAEAASMVVGLAKCAGCTRKDMKAEEAFKRLRVAIKCRNVHGEYESKAVGGLDRTGAFSVPLATDLHGADCVAQLHSAASNAPCPGQEPSKIVPLSEGTTTFGVVAGAKTTATPSVASPECASAFCPSTTHNIGKKPRGGGHHKKKHNPHKPETKALP; the protein is encoded by the coding sequence ATGGCAGCTCCGAGAGCATTCTTCCTCGGCGTCTGCGCCGTGCTGCTGGCGGCCACCGTCGCCAACGCCGAGGCGGCGTCCATGGTGGTCGGCCTGGCCAAGTGCGCCGGCTGCACCAGGAAGGACATGAAGGCCGAGGAAGCCTTCAAGCGTCTCCGGGTGGCGATCAAGTGCAGGAACGTCCACGGCGAGTACGAGAGCAAGGCGGTGGGCGGCCTCGACCGCACCGGCGCCTTCAGCGTGCCCCTGGCCACCGACCTCCACGGCGCCGACTGCGTCGCGCAGCTCCACAGCGCCGCCTCCAACGCGCCGTGCCCCGGCCAGGAGCCGTCCAAGATCGTGCCGCTGTCCGAGGGCACCACCACCTTCGGCGTCGTCGCCGGCGCCAAGACCACCGCCACGCCGTCGGTGGCGTCCCCGGAGTGCGCGTCGGCCTTCTGCCCCTCGACCACGCACAACATCGGGAAGAAGCCCCGCGGCGGCGgccaccacaagaagaagcacaACCCGCACAAGCCGGAGACCAAGGCCCTGCCGTAA